ttggcttttctactgctctgacgtacctttcaattttcttggcacggtaccaactcttagagttgtgatacttgcgtgtctgtttgcttcagatattatttagtggtattaaggcaaagcgaatcacattgatttaaagattttatggcaaaagttgtatcagttattttctacattgtgctcgctgatcccatatctgtgttggtgtttctttctgaatcgaagtattcattatataacaacaagaaactggacagtggTCATGATGATACTCTGTGGTTTGGCACtgatttatttcattatattgcaacCGTTAacgaatttctactcgattttgctttaccttgaaaaacctctgggagagattaaagagcagaatggctctatgtttgctaattggtcaagcgaatctttagaaaggctgactaacaatactttcatgttttcgctgggacagtttgtaaatgttttagagaactttgaatatccttggagctttgctagaactgtgatggtgttatctgttttgctgaatgtgtgtcagagaaatgaggttcaataggaggtttgcatctctttttagccctgagatttgcggtgcgtcttcggaagctttagcagaaaacactcctagccgctccagaaaagacaaaacagccaaagctgctgctgcagccactgcccccccaaccgcggcttcacaggctgaagctacagctcctccgcagagctcctctgccaaggtcgctgcagataacgttacctctccagcctcaaaggctaacaaggcagcccccccttcttcacacactgctcactgttgctgctgtaaccacagcaatcactgtgacagtcattcagactctgaaaatgaatcaaatgatggtgaacccatatcagcatcagctaccggttgtaagaaagtcactagaaagactacccgtgcagcagatgatggcacaggaccaacatcaacccaagggacatcatcaggacagggaggagatgaagtgaccaccactcggttcttttctccaggtgagctgagagatctgcgaaaagactttagtcgtcgtgaaggcgagaatattttaacctggttgctctggtactgggacaatggggcagaaacaattgaattggaaggtggtgaagccaggcagctgggatctctgtcaaaagattccaccgttgatagggcaatttcaagagagtctaatgccactactctatggacccgactcctgacagctatgaaagtaagatttccctacaaggaaggttgtatatccaagttagggaaatggaatactatggagaaaggtatccagttcttgagagaattagctgtgtgagagatcatctattttggatcagacaaccaagagaggacagacccagatagaatcaattgtacacgatctatgtggcgcagatttgtacaaagtgcaccacctgcatatgctaagtcattggcaggaatggtctggtcagctagaggtgtacaagaaattaaagaagtgattaagcagctccggaactttgaggacagccttgctggttctctgccggcttgtgtctccgctgtggagagagtgtgtgaaaaatctgatgaccagtttgaaaaactgctgtaagaaatcaaagagctcagagaagactcataccattcacgacctgcacaaacctatgtttcagctattaggagaaggcgtttccaatctcgagagagaggacagaggcaacctacaaaaagaggtt
This genomic stretch from Patagioenas fasciata isolate bPatFas1 chromosome 4, bPatFas1.hap1, whole genome shotgun sequence harbors:
- the LOC139827905 gene encoding uncharacterized protein isoform X1, which encodes MAFFWTHSSMSVVLGNPELVTALQDSGPFLKSYFLVNLQPALMYRDVLSQIRDFHTSAELREDPFGSFLHLVCTKWQINSKVEKPRWRRHSPEICGASSEALAENTPSRSRKDKTAKAAAAATAPPTAASQAEATAPPQSSSAKVAADNVTSPASKANKAAPPSSHTAHCCCCNHSNHCDSHSDSENESNDGEPISASATGCKKVTRKTTRAADDGTGPTSTQGTSSGQGGDEVTTTRFFSPGELRDLRKDFSRREGENILTWLLWYWDNGAETIELEGGEARQLGSLSKDSTVDRAISRESNATTLWTRLLTAMKVRFPYKEGCISKLGKWNTMEKGIQFLRELAV
- the LOC139827905 gene encoding uncharacterized protein isoform X2 — its product is MEGLEQDSGPFLKSYFLVNLQPALMYRDVLSQIRDFHTSAELREDPFGSFLHLVCTKWQINSKVEKPRWRRHSPEICGASSEALAENTPSRSRKDKTAKAAAAATAPPTAASQAEATAPPQSSSAKVAADNVTSPASKANKAAPPSSHTAHCCCCNHSNHCDSHSDSENESNDGEPISASATGCKKVTRKTTRAADDGTGPTSTQGTSSGQGGDEVTTTRFFSPGELRDLRKDFSRREGENILTWLLWYWDNGAETIELEGGEARQLGSLSKDSTVDRAISRESNATTLWTRLLTAMKVRFPYKEGCISKLGKWNTMEKGIQFLRELAV